Proteins encoded in a region of the Perognathus longimembris pacificus isolate PPM17 chromosome 11, ASM2315922v1, whole genome shotgun sequence genome:
- the LOC125359898 gene encoding voltage-dependent anion-selective channel protein 3-like: MYNTPTYCDLGKAAKDIFNKGYGFGMVKIDLRTKSCSGVEFSTSGHAYTDTGKASGNLETKYKVCNYGLTFTQKWNTDNTLGTEISLENKLAEGLKLTLDTIFVPNTGKKSGKLKASYKRDCFSLGSNVDIDFSGPTIYGWAVLGFEGWLAGYQMSFDTAKSKLPQNNFALGYKAAEFQLHTHVNDGTEFGASIYQKVNEKIETSINLAWRAGSNNTHFGIAAKYRLDCRTSLSAKVNNASLIGLGYTQTLRPGVKLTLSALVDGKNFNAGGHKVGLGFELEA, from the coding sequence ATGTATAACACACCGACTTACTGTGACCTAGGAAAGGCTGCCAAGGATATCTTCAACAAGGGATATGGGTTTGGCATGGTCAAAATAGATCTGAGAACCAAGTCTTGTAGTGGAGTGGAGTTTTCTACTTCGGGTCATGCATATACTGACACAGGGAAAGCGTCAGGCAATCTAGAGACCAAATATAAGGTCTGTAACTATGGACTTACCTTCACCCAAAAATGGAACACAGACAACACTCTTGGGACAGAGATCTCTTTGGAGAATAAGTTGGCTGAAGGGTTGAAACTGACTCTTGATACCATATTTGTACCGAACACAGGGAAGAAGAGTGGGAAATTGAAGGCCTCTTATAAACGGGATTGTTTCAGTCTTGGCAGTAATGTTGATATAGATTTTTCTGGACCAACCATCTATGGCTGGGCTGTGTTGGGTTTTGAAGGTTGGCTTGCTGGCTACCAGATGAGTTTTGATACAGCCAAATCCAAACTGCCTCAGAATAATTTTGCCCTGGGCTACAAGGCTGCAGAGTTCCAGCTGCATACTCATGTGAATGATGGCACTGAATTTGGAGCCTCCATCTACCAGAAAGTTAATGAGAAGATTGAAACATCAATAAATCTTGCGTGGAGGGCTGGTAGCAACAATACTCATTTTGGCATTGCTGCTAAATACAGGCTGGATTGTAGAACTTCTCTATCTGCTAAAGTAAATAATGCCAGCCTGATTGGACTGGGTTATACTCAGACTCTTCGGCCAGGAGTCAAACTGACCCTTTCAGCTTTAGTCGATGGGAAGAACTTCAACGCAGGAGGGCACAAGGTTGGGTTGGGATTTGAACTGGAAGCTTAG